From the genome of Psychrilyobacter atlanticus DSM 19335, one region includes:
- a CDS encoding type II secretion system protein has product MEERKKGFTLIELLVVIAIIGILATTLAPKLREQLAKAKDSKAIAVLGSARTVGDIILVEKMILDSTSGGTIYITTQEIYDKLDSKAQEIHDRGNPNYLKIGGSKDENSETIKYGGFVHYNASGPGNIEIKEDSLDLFLEPYTGVEVYSMEGKKWGEY; this is encoded by the coding sequence ATGGAAGAGAGAAAAAAAGGATTTACATTGATAGAACTGTTAGTAGTTATAGCAATAATAGGGATATTAGCCACTACGTTAGCTCCTAAATTAAGGGAACAATTAGCTAAGGCAAAGGATTCTAAAGCGATAGCGGTGTTGGGGTCTGCAAGAACAGTTGGGGATATAATATTAGTTGAAAAAATGATTTTAGATTCAACAAGCGGAGGAACTATTTATATAACTACGCAAGAAATATATGATAAATTAGATTCAAAAGCTCAGGAAATACATGATAGAGGGAATCCAAATTATTTAAAAATAGGTGGAAGTAAGGATGAGAATAGTGAAACTATTAAATATGGAGGGTTTGTTCATTATAATGCTTCAGGACCTGGGAATATAGAAATAAAAGAAGATTCTTTGGATTTATTTCTAGAGCCATATACAGGAGTAGAAGTATATAGCATGGAAGGGAAAAAATGGGGTGAATATTAA
- the gmk gene encoding guanylate kinase, with amino-acid sequence MGRGRLFVVSGPSGAGKSTVCKQVRRDLNINLATSATTRSPREGEENGREYYFLTLEEFEKRIENDEFLEYANVHGNYYGTLKSEAEFRLGRGENVVLEIDVQGGIQIKKRFDDACLVFFKAPNEKILEQRLRGRGTEPEETVQLRLKNSLKEMAFEDEYDHVIVNETVDKSVLELIEIIKKESN; translated from the coding sequence ATGGGAAGAGGAAGATTATTTGTTGTATCTGGTCCAAGTGGAGCAGGGAAATCAACAGTATGCAAACAAGTTCGCAGAGACCTAAATATTAATTTGGCTACCTCAGCAACTACCAGATCTCCTAGAGAAGGGGAAGAAAATGGTAGGGAATATTATTTTTTAACTTTGGAAGAATTTGAAAAAAGAATAGAAAATGATGAATTTTTAGAGTATGCTAATGTACACGGAAATTATTACGGGACATTAAAATCTGAAGCAGAATTTAGATTAGGACGTGGAGAAAATGTAGTCTTAGAGATAGATGTGCAGGGTGGAATTCAAATAAAGAAAAGGTTTGATGATGCATGTTTAGTTTTCTTTAAAGCACCTAATGAAAAAATATTAGAGCAAAGACTTCGTGGAAGAGGAACTGAACCTGAAGAAACTGTCCAGTTAAGATTAAAAAATTCATTGAAAGAGATGGCTTTTGAAGATGAATATGATCATGTGATAGTAAATGAAACTGTAGATAAATCTGTGTTGGAATTGATAGAAATAATAAAAAAAGAAAGTAATTAA
- a CDS encoding FAD:protein FMN transferase translates to MKKILLIFILLLLIGCGKKEKKKIVERKFAFGTMIDMVVYSENSTQAKKAIELAFEEIERIDDKFNTHKEDSVIYKMNHNPGKFFELDSEGLYLFSGVKQTYNLSKTKYDITITPLMKVWGFFDESDRVKIPEKDELEKAIRMVDYNNLEVTGNKIRLKTSKNEIDTGSFLKGYAIHRAKIVLAENGVEHAFISAISSIETLNTKPEGEFWKVGLQNPEDPSKVYHIIGVDDKSMGVSGDYQIYVEIDGKKYHHLIDRKTGYPVRDRKMVVVIGEDGFFADMYSTAFFSMPIEDVMDYVNNTDDLEVMIVKADMSEVFSDGFKKYMVK, encoded by the coding sequence ATGAAAAAAATTCTATTGATTTTTATCTTGTTACTCCTAATTGGATGTGGAAAAAAAGAAAAGAAAAAAATAGTAGAGAGAAAATTTGCCTTCGGGACTATGATAGATATGGTAGTTTATTCTGAAAATTCTACACAAGCTAAAAAAGCTATAGAGCTTGCTTTTGAGGAGATTGAAAGGATAGATGACAAATTTAATACTCATAAAGAGGATAGTGTTATCTATAAGATGAATCATAACCCAGGGAAATTTTTTGAGTTGGATAGTGAGGGTTTATACTTGTTTTCAGGTGTGAAACAAACTTATAATTTGAGTAAAACTAAGTATGATATCACTATAACACCGCTGATGAAAGTTTGGGGTTTTTTCGATGAATCTGATAGGGTGAAGATCCCTGAAAAGGATGAATTGGAAAAAGCTATTAGAATGGTAGATTACAATAATTTAGAAGTTACAGGGAATAAAATAAGACTGAAAACTTCTAAAAATGAGATAGATACAGGATCATTTCTAAAGGGATATGCTATCCATAGAGCGAAGATTGTATTAGCTGAAAATGGAGTGGAACATGCCTTTATAAGTGCTATATCCAGTATTGAAACATTGAATACAAAACCAGAAGGGGAATTTTGGAAGGTGGGGTTACAAAATCCAGAAGATCCTTCTAAGGTGTATCATATAATCGGAGTAGATGATAAATCTATGGGTGTATCTGGAGATTATCAGATCTATGTAGAGATAGATGGTAAAAAATATCATCATCTGATAGATAGAAAAACTGGATATCCAGTGAGAGATAGAAAGATGGTAGTAGTTATCGGAGAAGATGGTTTTTTTGCTGACATGTATTCTACTGCTTTTTTCTCTATGCCGATAGAAGATGTAATGGATTATGTCAATAATACAGATGACTTAGAGGTAATGATAGTAAAAGCTGATATGTCTGAAGTATTTAGTGATGGATTTAAAAAGTACATGGTTAAATAA
- the rpoZ gene encoding DNA-directed RNA polymerase subunit omega has translation MKKKVTYDELLEKVPNKYKLAMTLGKRYGQIVAGEAPLVKVRKKDTVAEIASKEVIEGKVELVRGNIEG, from the coding sequence ATGAAAAAGAAAGTAACTTATGATGAATTATTAGAAAAAGTACCTAACAAATATAAATTAGCAATGACACTAGGTAAAAGATATGGTCAAATAGTAGCTGGAGAAGCTCCTTTAGTAAAAGTAAGAAAAAAAGATACTGTAGCAGAGATTGCAAGTAAAGAAGTTATAGAAGGTAAAGTAGAGTTAGTGAGAGGAAATATAGAGGGATAG